Proteins from one Desmodus rotundus isolate HL8 chromosome 9, HLdesRot8A.1, whole genome shotgun sequence genomic window:
- the KIF2B gene encoding kinesin-like protein KIF2B, with the protein MASQLCLPVVQPLSSLKPLKAHFRDVQVGICVAIQRSDGRIHLAVVSEFKRENTWVTVEWVEKGVKKGKKIDLETIFLLNPALASAEHPTPSRSLSSLSLAPSSATGDQCVATQWIARIPPKNETPSGDSLAVEVPSNPCLMKWKKSPCLREIEKLQKQRETRRRLQLEIRAQRALDVHTGNPNYETMRMIEEYRRHLDSSKVSSLVPREDPRICVCVRKRPLNQQEISMKDLDIITIPSDNVVMVHESKQKVDLTRYLENQTFCFDHAFDDTASNELVYRFTAQPLVESIFRKGMATCFAYGQTGSGKTHTMGGAFSEKAQDCSKGIYALVAQDVFLLLETSAYEKLDLKVYGTFFEIYGCKVYDLLNCKKQLQVLEDGNQQVQVVGLQEQEVCCVEDLLNLVELGKSCRTSGRTSVNAHSSRSHAVFQIILKSRGKLHGKFSLVDLAGNERGADTAKANRRRQLEGADINKSLLALKECIRALGQNKSHTPFRASKLTQVLRDSFIGQNSSTCMIATISPGMSSCENTLNTLRYANRVKELMLDFRPHPRRPCPVRQEVPRMLRNHVRTSEMSLPRDECIKIACLRSEEEEETRETETLSTPSMEDATTSWRESSQWPGNDSHEAEAGVNYDVHFCIAKLLSILEQKIGILTEIQKKLKLLRADLQKKRKVE; encoded by the coding sequence ATGGCCAGCCAATTATGCCTCCCTGTCGTCCAGCCCCTCTCATCCTTGAAACCCTTGAAGGCCCACTTCCGAGACGTCCAAGTGGGCATCTGCGTGGCGATCCAGCGCAGTGACGGGCGGATTCACCTCGCTGTGGTCTCAGAGttcaaaagagaaaacacttgGGTCACGGTAGAGTGGGTTGAAAAAGGAGTCAAAAAAGGCAAGAAGATTGACCTAGAGACCATATTCCTGCTCAATCCAGCGCTGGCCTCTGCTGAACACCCCACGCCGTCCAGGTCCTTGTCTTCCTTGTCTCTAGCGCCCTCTTCGGCCACCGGGGACCAATGCGTGGCCACTCAATGGATCGCGAGGATCCCCCCGAAAAACGAAACACCCTCAGGGGACAGCCTCGCTGTGGAAGTCCCCAGCAATCCTTGTCTCATGAAATGGAAAAAGTCTCCATGCCTCCGAGAAATTGAGAAACTACAAAAGCAGCGGGAGACTCGCAGACGGTTGCAGCTGGAGATCCGAGCCCAACGCGCCCTGGACGTGCACACGGGGAACCCCAACTACGAGACCATGCGCATGATCGAAGAGTACCGCCGGCACCTGGACAGCAGCAAGGTGTCCAGCctggtgcccagggaggaccCTCGGATCTGCGTCTGCGTGAGGAAGCGGCCTCTCAATCAGCAGGAGATCTCCATGAAGGACTTGGATATCATCACCATCCCCTCAGACAACGTGGTCATGGTGCACGAGTCTAAGCAAAAGGTGGACCTCACTCGCTACCTGGAGAACCAGACCTTCTGCTTCGACCACGCTTTTGACGACACGGCCTCCAACGAGCTGGTGTACCGGTTCACTGCCCAGCCACTGGTAGAGTCCATCTTCCGCAAGGGCATGGCCACCTGCTTTGCCTATGGGCAGACGGGCAGCGGGAAAACGCACACCATGGGTGGGGCCTTTTCAGAAAAGGCCCAAGATTGTTCTAAAGGCATTTACGCCCTGGTGGCCCAGGATGTCTTCCTCCTGCTCGAAACCTCAGCTTATGAGAAGCTGGACCTCAAAGTCTATGGCACGTTTTTTGAGATTTATGGGTGCAAGGTATATGATTTGTTGAACTGCAAGAAGCAGTTGCAGGTCCTTGAGGACGGCAATCAGCAAGTCCAGGTGGTCGGGCTGCAGGAGCAGGAGGTGTGTTGTGTGGAGGACCTGCTGAACCTTGTGGAACTAGGGAAGAGCTGCCGGACTTCCGGACGGACATCAGTCAACGCCCACTCTTCCAGGAGCCACGCGGTGTTCCAGATCATCCTGAAGTCGCGAGGGAAACTGCACGGCAAGTTTTCCCTTGTTGACTTAGCTGGGAACGAAAGGGGAGCAGACACGGCCAAGGCCAACAGGAGGAGGCAGCTGGAAGGGGCGGACATTAATAAGAGTCTCCTTGCACTCAAGGAGTGCATCCGGGCTTTGGGGCAGAACAAGTCTCACACCCCGTTCAGAGCCAGCAAACTCACGCAGGTGCTCCGGGACTCCTTTATTGGCCAGAACTCTTCCACTTGCATGATTGCTACTATCTCTCCAGGCATGTCCTCCTGTGAAAACACCCTCAACACTTTGAGATATGCTAACAGGGTGAAAGAGTTAATGCTAGATTTCAGGCCCCACCCTCGTCGTCCCTGTCCCGTTAGACAGGAGGTGCCAAGGATGCTGAGAAATCACGTGAGAACTTCAGAAATGTCCCTTCCAAGGGATGAATGTATTAAAATAGCGTGTCTAcggagtgaggaggaggaagagaccaGAGAAACTGAAACATTATCCACTCCGTCAATGGAGGATGCAACAACTTCGTGGAGGGAATCAAGCCAATGGCCAGGGAACGACAGCcatgaggcagaggctggggtaAACTACGATGTTCATTTTTGCATTGCCAAGTTATTGTCAATTTTGGAGCAGAAAATAGGTATTCTGACCGAAAttcaaaagaaactgaaattattGCGAGCTGACctgcagaagaagaggaaggtagAGTGA